The genome window atttaataaaaacaaaaaaaatgaaatagatCAAACCGTCAGCCACGAATAAAACGAAAttcttaaataaatacaataaaaaagaaaaactcaaaaatctgagttttattgtgaagattTCTGGCCGGATGTCGTGTATTTCCGCTGACTCGACACTGCTCGTGTTTTCTCGGCACAGATTCAGAACCAGCGTGGAACCGATGAACCCGAGTGACGAACCGGTCTGTAACCTGTGGGGCTGACGGGCTCACCATGGAGAACCAGTGAGGATCCGCGGGAGGACTGGAGGCGGCGGCGGGCCTCGACCAGGTGGGTGCACGCGGCGGCTCGAGCAGGTGTTCAGGTGTTAGAACAGACAGCGACGACACggaggaggatggaggtgaCGCGGGCTCGGACATGATGTCGCCTTCTGACCTCATCATGgacaaataacaacaatatgTCGGTGTTAGCTTAACGTTCTCCCCCGCTGTTAGCCTGTGTCACTCGCACCAGACTCCGTTCAAAAATCGTCTAATATTACGTTGTCTTTAGGGTCAAGATGCGCAGCGCAGAAATCCTTTTAAAGAAGACTTCCATCGTTTAACAGCGGACACCTTTTAGAGATTTATAGTGGTACACGTCTCTTCGTCACTGCTCGAGGTGATTTCAACAAAATCTCACCTTTCAAACCACATTACACTGCTCATGTTTATCAGTAGGTTCCTCCAGCTGCTTATCATCAACACGTCTGCACAAAAAGTTGAAGTTTTAGTGGAAAAAGTgccatttattttaaagaattGATGCCGAATTAAAAAGTGCTGAATGTAGATACAGAACCTGTATTcatcacaataatattaataatatgtaTTAATCCATAAGTAAGGATTTctttaaaattatatatttttcaatGCAGTTTGGAATGACTGTGTTTTTAGGAGAGCGCCCTGCGCATCATGTGGACAGACGAACACCAGCTGTAACGAAggtcatgtgttgttttaaagAATTAAAGTTAAACTCTGTTATATGAGGTTTATTGTGATAAATCAGATTTTCTGCGGGATGAAGGTGCGTTTATTTTCCGTCACCGAGCAGCGTGCTGGGCGGGGCTCCCGGTGGCGCTGTCCGGCCGAGTGGTGCTGAAACTGTTCAGGTCCAACTGAGCTGCGAACATCTGTCACTGTGTAGGAGGAAGAAGTATTCACAccctttactcaagtaaaaatactaataccacactgtgaaaatactccactacatctgacagtcctgcattcaaaacctcATTTAAGCAAAAGAATGTTTTATAAGAAGAATTATCTTAAAGTAAGAAAAGTAAAGTAGTGCAGTAATTTGTTCTCTGGCAGTGATTTCATATCATATCTGATGTTTCCACAGCAGAGCATCATAcactatgacatcatcatgtttgtttgtttgtttgtttgtttgttgtttgttgcagATCCTCAGACGGAGTCAACATGTGGCGGAACgcgtttctgctgctgctccacagtGTCGAAGGTACGACATGTGTGACGTCTCAGAAACAGATTCACTAAGTTATACGTTTATTTTAAGagtaaagataaataaaaataaagaattaaacCTGTCTAATTACAAAAGTGAATGTTTTGTAATACTTAAAATGTGATTACATGTATTTTATATGcatgttattatttattgaaaGTTATTTAATATGTATgtaatttctttatttacatacttattttttaatatttattcccttttataaaccaaataaaatatttaagatGTACAGTTGTTGTCTGTTCCGTGATCACATTCAACATTATCATCAGCTGCTACTCAAAGAAAAcgtgtttgtttatttgcactCCAAAATAATAAATCTTAACGTTAAATCAGTTGTTTTAGAATCTCTACAACATCACAACAATCATATCTCTCAGTCCCTTCATGAGATTAAGTAAAAActccacagaaacagaaacaaccttaaatagaataaaagattCGCTGAGCATAATAAACTGAAGGACcgtgttgtgttgcagctgcagtggcGTCTCAGTGCTGGCAGGGGGCGACCTTCTCTGAGGCCGTGGTGTCTCCGGAGGTGGAGAGCAGCGGTATCATGCGGGTTCCGGGTGTGTCGTCTCTGCCGCAGTGCGTGGCGGCGTGCTGCGACCTGCCGGGTTACGACCTGGCCTGGCTGTTCGAGGGCCGCTGCTACATCCTGAACTGCCAGAAGAGGGAGAACTGTCGGCCCAGAGAGCGACCCGGGGCCGACTCCGTCCTCGCCTTTCTGCGTAGAGCGTCACCGCAGACGCTGGTGCTGCAGTCTCTGGTGAGAGGGGAGCCCTACAGCGGCCGCTGGAGGCCCCTCTCCAGGTCCTCTGAGGCCCCAGGGGACCTGGAGGCCCTGAAGGACCTGGCCCTGTTCAACGGGCCCCAGCAAGACTTCCCTGAATACCCAGAGGGAAgccaggaggagaggggagggcccggctcagaggtggaggtgacAGAGCAGACGTCCTTGAAAGGAGGAGACGggttcaaccaatcagaggcggCGGACGGTCCAGAGAGGGAAGGCGGCGTGGCCCAGAATAGAGGCTCCTCTGGGGGGAACATCAGTGGTGGAGACGAGGACAAAACCAGGAGACCGACAGCAGatcctcctgctgcagagagaacaGTGAGTGAATACAACAGTGAAGCCGGATCAGAACGAGGACGACTGAGACCAAACCTCAAAGATATGAcacgtcacatttctgcattgCAATGTCTAaaaactcagcagagactctggttctggttctggttctctgtctcctctctgtaacgttgtgttcatgaagtaaagtccaagttagtttttctttgttaaCTCATACAGCACAGAGGTTGAACCAGCTGTGGAGGTTCTGTGGGGGAGTTAACGTgtcctgaatgtgtttttattcttttcacaGACTGAAGCCGAGAGCAGCGCTGATCCGACATCGACGACACCGTCAGTACCACCGGAACCAACAGCTGACTCCACACAACACGACCATATAAGGACGTTACTAACAACGCCTGCCACTCCTCATCAGCCTATCAGCACATCGATACAGCCAGGTAGACCTGAGAGTGTGATGTCatagttaaaggagcagtctgtagtttagatgaagaaatgttaatgagcagagaaagatcctcattggctgaaacaaactaaataatcaaactcaactctctttgtgttcatgacttcataaactgaataaacaaactgaccttaaaggagaacacaatttatactgttttactgtgtttaaatgtggcggaccctgccacctctctagtgTCAGACAGTGTTGTGGGACCtcgttttcctctgagaacagtttgtttattcactgatggagaacgtttgtattgttacctcattaatattgagTAGAACTTCACAGTGCACCTTAAATATCCAGCTTTAaatctgtgtatttatttatattattatcagaaaataataagaaaaccaactgtttatatttttctaccatagattcagattcagaagcTCACCTCCTTCCTTCACCTGCAGATCCACCCCTGATGGTGTCGCTGGGAAACCCTGCAGCGCCGACGCTACCCACTGTTGAACCTGACGCTTCAGTTTCTCCTAAACCCACAACTggtactgcacacacacacacacacacacacacacaccaacacacacacacacacacacacaccaacacacacacacaccaacacacaccaacacacacacacacacacacacacacagagaaacatcatTAGTCGATTGCTGAAGTTAAACATCGAGTGAgaatacaaagaaaagaaagtataATTTAACCATTTTTTACAATATGTGACCAATAATGAGTCTTTGTTCAATTATGTGGgttttttaatcagttaaattcaattttatctcattttttatttaatgtaattctttttaaaggtgtaataAAAAAGGATGTgtcagaattttagttgaaaaacGTTCAAAAAGTAAACGAACAGCAGGAACAGAGTGAAGAAACAAGAGAGTTGATGTCAGAGAtcttttgttctgtgttgtgaGGTGttaactgaagttagcatgctaacagctagcctcccaacagcactctgtagctcagaggtgacagtctgagaataagtcaacaacataaactaataaatgtgaagaaaggaaatattttgactcctattttcattataaacagaaaaatccaaccgtccaccgtctgaactcaagtttctgtctctgactgaactcagaccagtttaatctgctcgttaactcgtCGTCAGACTCACTTCATTCAGACTGGACTCAAACTGAGTCACAgtcaccagaacagttctggtttgtctccacagtctcctctggtttggtccaaatAAACTCTCAGCTCACAGTAACACGTGAAGATATTCTGACTCTACATGCTGATGATATccaactctctctctgtcttcttgtcGCTGATGTCATAGTCCTGGTCCGAGtcgctgtaaatcgcctctgtagtgtaaatcgtctctgtagtgtaaatcgtctctgtagtgtaaatcgcctctgtagtttgtcctctgtcttcacactgacctccgtctctctctgaggcttgttgtgtttgtgactgtttGTTGTGACTCCCCTCGTTATTTGTGTTCTCTCGATGTTCCACAGACATGTTGAAGATGTTCCAGTCAGCAGCCGGAGCTCCACCAACGTCCAGCCACCCTCCAGCCAGagccgtgacctctgacccctccaCCACCTCGACTCCCAGCACCGACCCTCCAACCACGACTGAGCCCTCCACTACGACCGCTGCAGAGTCTGGTAAACATAGAATCACAACAGGGAGACACTGACATGTTTATTCAGATAATGTgataaatgtcacattttgtgcagtttaacctaaaacagaacagaagtagttttattgttttaaggGTAAAATGATTGATTGCTGTGTTTCATGAGACAAACTTGACAAAGTATCAAAAACGTTTAAATAAAATGACCCAGATTAAATCTTTACTGTCCTTTCCTTCCGTCTCTGCCCTCCCTCCGGTCAGTATCAGAGGTCACGGAGTCAAACCGTGGCCCGCTGGCGGTCGTGGGCCCTGACAGGAAGTTGTTTCTCCCTGTCAGCGGCTTGTCGCTCGACGGCAGTGGAAGCTCCGATGACCGCGGCATCGTCAGCTACCACTGGGACGCCGTCAGGTACAAACAGCTCCTGAAGATCGTTTTTAATCAGATATCCTCGGCTCATCACAGCTCAGACTCACCTGTGTGATCTCCGACATGTTTTTGCAGCGGTCCTCCAGGGTTAAAGCTGGAGGGAGTGGACCAGGCGGTTGCCACGGCGACGGGTCTTCAGGTTGGACGCTACACCTTCAGACTGACCGTGTGTGACCAGGAGGGGGCGACAGACAGCGCTGCACTGACGGTCCAGGTCCAGGAAGGTGATGCGGCGTCACTTCATGAGCTCTTCTGCACCTCCACAAAACACTCTgtactattttctgacattctgTGAACAAAACAACTGATCAATAATTAAATATTGTTTGTATACAACCTTTAAACCTCGTCACTAGTATGTTaatacaaatgtgtttctgtcgtccttcctcctgcagccagaAGTTTTCCTCCCGTCGCTCACGCCAGCGGCAGCCACACTCTGACGCTGCCCAACAACTCTCTGGTCCTCAGAGGCTCCGTGACGGACGGAGACCAGACGGAGGTCCAGTACCTGTGGGTCCGAGACAGCCAGAGTCCTGCTGCTGGGGTCAGTACACCGCGCTGATACAGGAGGTCTGATCCAAACTTCAGAATATTTTAGAGTTAGATCAGGAGGGGAATACAACACTTTTTTATCCAAGATTACATTGAAATTTTTGTTAAAAAGAGATGACAAAAACCTGGGAAAAAACCCTTCAGAGGGCGGAACCCTCTCCCCctgaaaatgtggaaaaatttaaattcaaaaaaatgtttttctttttgtaaaaaaaaaaaaaagatagaccctgaaatttaaaaataaaaaatttgaattaaaaaaaacttggaagaaaagaaatttgaaaaattacatttctgaaaaaaatattgaaatttttgaaaaaacaaccaaaatttggggaagaaataaaaaaaacaaacaaacaaaaaaccttaaaatggggAAAAGAATccgtcctttaatatttagaaGACAAAActaaactgacattttttaaacgTTAAAAAGAAACCCCCCCTCAAACTCTtttgggaaaagaaaaaaaaaaatccttgaagaaaaaaaatattagtttttgggaaaaaaaggaaatgtttcaagaaaaaacaaattccCCTTGAaatttttgggaaaaaaagtttCTACCAATATTTCATAACAAAAGAATAATAGCCTCCGGaatttttctgaaaatgttctaTTTTAAGGATTTCaggattttattattattattattattattatatttaatttaggaggggcgcgcaggtggtcgagtggttagagcgcatgccataaacgcagccgaccctgggtcgattccggccggaggtcctttgctgcatgtcacctccccctctctctcccgtgtttcctctctgtctactgctaataaaggtgtctatgccaggaaaaaatctttaaaaaaattaatttaggAGACATTTGTTTTCCCCAATAATATTGGGGggattatttaaaaagaaaacaaatatatgttttatattttcagaGACTTTCTGGAGGGTTTTCTCCCCTCACAATttcattctttttgtttttttagacatttcatagggcttttttttttatttttgacaattcgggttttttattttttattccaaaAATTCTAAAATTTCTGGTTAAATTGTTATTTCTCTCAAAATTTAAGGAGAAAAATTCCTTCCCTTCCTACTTTTGAAAGAAAACAttcctccagaaatgttctccaaaattgtatttttgacGTATCTGTCGTTATAACTATGTATTTCCATTGGTCCTGTGATACTTCCTGTTGCAGGACGTGCTGTACAGCTCAGACACTCAGGCCTCTCTGTACCTGGCCAACCTGGTCGAAGGCACCTACCTGTTCCAGCTGAGGGTGACCGACGCTCAGGCCCGCTCGAGCAGCGCCACGGCCACCGTGGAGGTCCGACCCGGTAAGACAGAAGTGCTGTGGGCCGAGGGATCCTTTCTACCATGTGTGTTAGTCGTTGTGAGAGCAGTGAAGTTTGTCCCTGCTGTGTCTCCGTAGAGCCTGGcggtggagaggaggtggagctggagatgTTGGTGTCGGTGTCTCAGGTCAGCGTGGCTCAGAGGGACACGGTGGTCCGACAGCTCGCCGCTCTGCTCCACGTCCTCGACAGCGACATCCAGGTCCGAGCGCTGCAGGGCCACTCCCACCTCAGGTACCAGGTGTTCTTACATCATCCATATATAAAGTaagctttaaaggagcagtctgcagTTTAGGTGAAggaatgttaatgagcagagaaagatcctcattggctgatttctttctgcctaaacaaactaa of Sparus aurata chromosome 17, fSpaAur1.1, whole genome shotgun sequence contains these proteins:
- the LOC115566981 gene encoding dyslexia-associated protein KIAA0319-like isoform X1; translation: MWRNAFLLLLHSVEAAVASQCWQGATFSEAVVSPEVESSGIMRVPGVSSLPQCVAACCDLPGYDLAWLFEGRCYILNCQKRENCRPRERPGADSVLAFLRRASPQTLVLQSLVRGEPYSGRWRPLSRSSEAPGDLEALKDLALFNGPQQDFPEYPEGSQEERGGPGSEVEVTEQTSLKGGDGFNQSEAADGPEREGGVAQNRGSSGGNISGGDEDKTRRPTADPPAAERTTEAESSADPTSTTPSVPPEPTADSTQHDHIRTLLTTPATPHQPISTSIQPDSDSEAHLLPSPADPPLMVSLGNPAAPTLPTVEPDASVSPKPTTDMLKMFQSAAGAPPTSSHPPARAVTSDPSTTSTPSTDPPTTTEPSTTTAAESVSEVTESNRGPLAVVGPDRKLFLPVSGLSLDGSGSSDDRGIVSYHWDAVSGPPGLKLEGVDQAVATATGLQVGRYTFRLTVCDQEGATDSAALTVQVQEARSFPPVAHASGSHTLTLPNNSLVLRGSVTDGDQTEVQYLWVRDSQSPAAGDVLYSSDTQASLYLANLVEGTYLFQLRVTDAQARSSSATATVEVRPEPGGGEEVELEMLVSVSQVSVAQRDTVVRQLAALLHVLDSDIQVRALQGHSHLSTVLRFSVRGPSGPITSTRLVGLLRNQLLREKSDYLLFRVLRVDTVLCLLRCSGRGQCDPISKECTCDPFWTENLIRRYLGDGESNCEWRVLYVILTSFMLMVFILSVSWTFICCCRRRRQTKVRKKTKYTILDNMDEQERVELRPKFSIKHRSTEHNSSLMMSESELDSDQAIRNGNAFG
- the LOC115566981 gene encoding dyslexia-associated protein KIAA0319-like isoform X2, coding for MWRNAFLLLLHSVEAAVASQCWQGATFSEAVVSPEVESSGIMRVPGVSSLPQCVAACCDLPGYDLAWLFEGRCYILNCQKRENCRPRERPGADSVLAFLRRASPQTLVLQSLVRGEPYSGRWRPLSRSSEAPGDLEALKDLALFNGPQQDFPEYPEGSQEERGGPGSEVEVTEQTSLKGGDGFNQSEAADGPEREGGVAQNRGSSGGNISGGDEDKTRRPTADPPAAERTTEAESSADPTSTTPSVPPEPTADSTQHDHIRTLLTTPATPHQPISTSIQPDSEAHLLPSPADPPLMVSLGNPAAPTLPTVEPDASVSPKPTTDMLKMFQSAAGAPPTSSHPPARAVTSDPSTTSTPSTDPPTTTEPSTTTAAESVSEVTESNRGPLAVVGPDRKLFLPVSGLSLDGSGSSDDRGIVSYHWDAVSGPPGLKLEGVDQAVATATGLQVGRYTFRLTVCDQEGATDSAALTVQVQEARSFPPVAHASGSHTLTLPNNSLVLRGSVTDGDQTEVQYLWVRDSQSPAAGDVLYSSDTQASLYLANLVEGTYLFQLRVTDAQARSSSATATVEVRPEPGGGEEVELEMLVSVSQVSVAQRDTVVRQLAALLHVLDSDIQVRALQGHSHLSTVLRFSVRGPSGPITSTRLVGLLRNQLLREKSDYLLFRVLRVDTVLCLLRCSGRGQCDPISKECTCDPFWTENLIRRYLGDGESNCEWRVLYVILTSFMLMVFILSVSWTFICCCRRRRQTKVRKKTKYTILDNMDEQERVELRPKFSIKHRSTEHNSSLMMSESELDSDQAIRNGNAFG
- the LOC115566981 gene encoding dyslexia-associated protein KIAA0319-like isoform X3 yields the protein MWRNAFLLLLHSVEAAVASQCWQGATFSEAVVSPEVESSGIMRVPGVSSLPQCVAACCDLPGYDLAWLFEGRCYILNCQKRENCRPRERPGADSVLAFLRRASPQTLVLQSLVRGEPYSGRWRPLSRSSEAPGDLEALKDLALFNGPQQDFPEYPEGSQEERGGPGSEVEVTEQTSLKGGDGFNQSEAADGPEREGGVAQNRGSSGGNISGGDEDKTRRPTADPPAAERTTEAESSADPTSTTPSVPPEPTADSTQHDHIRTLLTTPATPHQPISTSIQPDPPLMVSLGNPAAPTLPTVEPDASVSPKPTTDMLKMFQSAAGAPPTSSHPPARAVTSDPSTTSTPSTDPPTTTEPSTTTAAESVSEVTESNRGPLAVVGPDRKLFLPVSGLSLDGSGSSDDRGIVSYHWDAVSGPPGLKLEGVDQAVATATGLQVGRYTFRLTVCDQEGATDSAALTVQVQEARSFPPVAHASGSHTLTLPNNSLVLRGSVTDGDQTEVQYLWVRDSQSPAAGDVLYSSDTQASLYLANLVEGTYLFQLRVTDAQARSSSATATVEVRPEPGGGEEVELEMLVSVSQVSVAQRDTVVRQLAALLHVLDSDIQVRALQGHSHLSTVLRFSVRGPSGPITSTRLVGLLRNQLLREKSDYLLFRVLRVDTVLCLLRCSGRGQCDPISKECTCDPFWTENLIRRYLGDGESNCEWRVLYVILTSFMLMVFILSVSWTFICCCRRRRQTKVRKKTKYTILDNMDEQERVELRPKFSIKHRSTEHNSSLMMSESELDSDQAIRNGNAFG